A single genomic interval of Osmia lignaria lignaria isolate PbOS001 chromosome 9, iyOsmLign1, whole genome shotgun sequence harbors:
- the LOC117607857 gene encoding uncharacterized protein LOC117607857 isoform X2: MDATIERECSALGGLFQQIITDMKNGAPLWEDLISKATKLHSCLRAAILAVSAYLETFQKIADAATNARGATKEIGTALTRICLRHKAVETRMKSFTSAIMDCLVLPLQEKLEDWKKSLINLDKEHAKEYKKAKAELRKRSTDTLRLQKKKARKSQHLQGQTQCHGPLSGDIELNRMLESSAAVVQEKRLSLEETERRAVRAALLEERGRYCLLARFLKPVLDEEIAMLMELTHLQEVSDQLQRHAASPHHLPPASEQVITDIKGCDVTQWSLATPPSSPSLSLGSRKSSMCSISSLTSSSSGSCKSHPSPSGHPWHRSLSQPAGVRPSSISGMMTLRHLANGSSRDSGFTSQDTLYTQPISEHQETSVQYDRQNQNTVNERPHTISSAYEKGHQRPALSVYTFQAPDVSGCCHSQPASPVSSSSSCSSSNQASRVQLRRNNGSNRPPIPNRCSSLERPTVPMKNEPPGSPRGKPKLPLPAHLAKELATHQLQQPMYVNMHELANLAASRAQEMQLPLPPPPASLSTPGTEKTEVTEKDGGSQTSESSVESSSGYGSQTTIPHSHSLQNQNENNWNVPGAASTLMIRRGSMQQAIKPPPPTRRTSTIITATFNNPSSTSNDERTDNTCDEVENLPPPPAFLLEGSSPTASPTPQRSISVSETVRTLTELRHTPASPSLLRKATGQTQSHNNTSTTLQHNAVLQVTRTNVERSCAAIRSASQERGSNTTTQVTGISTSVNIQGQGPGGVGQSFMAVLSAKLINSTGNNNTTTGNNTSNSPKSARKHSVEQQISNKNTKTPSGFLETLNAKLAQQQQTLQGNNTTSRSASVRRIMGNRVPIMDPLQVRDSLMDQIRKGTSLRKTSGPINDRSAPKIY; the protein is encoded by the exons ATGGATGCAACAATTGAAAGGGAGTGCAGTGCTTTGGGTGGCCTTTTTCAACAGATTATAACTGACATGAAG AATGGGGCTCCATTATGGGAGGATTTAATTTCAAAAGCAACAAAACTACATTCATGCTTAAG GGCTGCTATTTTGGCTGTGTCTGCATATCTTGAAACATTTCAAAAAATTGCTGATGCTGCAACTAATGCAAGAG GTGCCACAAAAGAAATTGGTACTGCTTTGACACGGATATGCCTTAGGCATAAAGCAGTAGAAACACGTATGAAATCATTTACCAG TGCTATAATGGATTGCTTGGTATTACCTCTTCAAGAGAAATTAGAAGATTGGAAAAAATCTTTAATAAACTTAGATAAGGAACATGCCAAAG AATACAAAAAAGCAAAAGCAGAGTTAAGAAAACGATCTACTGATACGTTAcgtttgcaaaagaaaaaagcgCGTAAAAGTCAACATTTACAAGGACAGACTCAGTGTCATGGTCCATTATCAGGGGACATTGAATTAAATCGAATGTTGGAATCTTCCGCTGCTGTGGTTCAAGAAAAACGTTTAAGCTTAGAAGAAACTGAAAGAAGAGCTGTTCGAGCAGCTCtactcgaagaaagaggccgaTATTGTCTTCTTGCTAGATTTTTAAAACCTGTACTT GATGAAGAAATTGCAATGTTAATGGAACTCACACATCTTCAAGAAGTTTCTGATCAATTACAACGACACGCAGCTTCTCCGCATCATTTGCCACCCGCATCAGAGCAAGTGATAACAGATATAAAAGGTTGCGATGTTACACAATGGTCGCTTGCTACTCCTCCTTCAAGTCCTTCTCTATCTCTTGGATCACGGAAAAGTTCAATGTGTTCAATCAGTTCTTTAACAAGTAGCAGCAGTGGGTCTTGCAAAAGTCATCCAAGCCCATCTGGACATCCTTGGCATAGATCACTTTCTCAG CCTGCCGGTGTCAGGCCCTCCAGCATCAGCGGTATGATGACGCTCCGCCACTTGGCAAACGGTAGTTCCCGTGACTCTGGCTTCACTTCTCAGGACACACTCTATACACAGCCAATTTCTGAACATCAG GAAACGTCAGTTCAATATGATAGGCAGAATCAGAACACAGTCAACGAACGACCCCATACTATTTCTTCTG CTTATGAAAAAGGCCATCAAAGACCAGCACTCAGTGTCTATACATTCCAAGCTCCGGATGTTAGTGGCTGTTGTCATAGTCAACCTGCTTCTCcagtttcttcttcctcttcatgTTCTTCCTCTAATCAAGCATCTAGAGTACAACTGCGTAGGAATAATGGTAGTAATCGTCCTCCTATACCGAACAGATGTTCCAGTTTAGAACGACCTACGGTTCCAATGAAGAATGAACCTCCCGGAAGTCCTCGAGGCAAACCTAAATTACCATTGCCAGCACACTTAGCAAAAG AATTAGCAACCCATCAACTTCAACAGCCAATGTATGTGAATATGCACGAATTGGCAAATTTAGCCGCAAGCCGTGCTCAAGAAATGCAGTTACCGTTACCACCACCTCCTGCATCGCTATCAACACCAGGAACTGAGAAG ACTGAAGTTACGGAAAAAGATGGCGGAAGTCAAACATCAGAATCCAGCGTTGAATCTAGTAGTGGGTATGGAAGTCAAACCACTATACCCCATTCACATTCGCTTCAAAATCAAAATGAGAATAATTGGAATGTACCTGGTGCTGCATCTACTTTGATGATTCGAAGAGGATCGATGCAGCAAGCGATCAAACCTCCTCCGCCAACAAGACGTACATCTACTATTATAACTGCCACATTTAATAATCCTTCATCAACTTCTAATGATGAACGTACTGATAATACTTGCGACGAGGTTGAAAATCTTCCTCCGCCACCAGCATTTTTATTAGAAGGTTCTTCACCAACGGCCAGCCCTACTCCTCAACG ATCTATCTCGGTCTCAGAAACAGTAAGGACTCTCACAGAACTGCGTCATACTCCTGCTAGCCCTTCTCTTTTACGGAAAGCTACAGGACAGACACAGTCGCATAACAATACATCTACTACGTTACAACACAATGCTGTATTACAAGTTACTCGAACGAATGTTGAACGTTCATGTGCGGCCATTCGTTCAGCTTCTCAAGAGCGTGGTTCGAATACCACCACGCAAGTGACTGGAATCAGCACGAGTGTTAACATTCAAGGGCAAGGTCCGGGTGGGGTAGGTCAAAGTTTTATGGCTGTTCTCAGTGCTAAGCTTATTAATAGCACGGGTAATAATAATACCACAACTGGTAACAACACGAGTAACAGTCCTAAATCAGCAAGGAAACACTCTGTCGAACAACagataagtaataaaaataccAAAACACCGTCTGGTTTTCTTGAAACTTTAAATGCTAAATTAGCGCAACAACAGCAAACTTTACAAGGTAATAATACAACAAGTAGATCAGCGAGCGTGAGACGCATAATGGGCAATCGTGTACCTATTATGGATCCTTTACAAGTGAGGGACTCTCTGATGGATCAGATACGAAAAGGTACCTCTTTAAGAAAAACCAGTGGTCCCATTAATGATCGTTCGGCTCCTAAAATCTATTAA
- the LOC117607857 gene encoding uncharacterized protein LOC117607857 isoform X4, protein MDATIERECSALGGLFQQIITDMKNGAPLWEDLISKATKLHSCLRAAILAVSAYLETFQKIADAATNARGATKEIGTALTRICLRHKAVETRMKSFTSAIMDCLVLPLQEKLEDWKKSLINLDKEHAKEYKKAKAELRKRSTDTLRLQKKKARKSQHLQGQTQCHGPLSGDIELNRMLESSAAVVQEKRLSLEETERRAVRAALLEERGRYCLLARFLKPVLDEEIAMLMELTHLQEVSDQLQRHAASPHHLPPASEQVITDIKGCDVTQWSLATPPSSPSLSLGSRKSSMCSISSLTSSSSGSCKSHPSPSGHPWHRSLSQETSVQYDRQNQNTVNERPHTISSAYEKGHQRPALSVYTFQAPDVSGCCHSQPASPVSSSSSCSSSNQASRVQLRRNNGSNRPPIPNRCSSLERPTVPMKNEPPGSPRGKPKLPLPAHLAKELATHQLQQPMYVNMHELANLAASRAQEMQLPLPPPPASLSTPGTEKTEVTEKDGGSQTSESSVESSSGYGSQTTIPHSHSLQNQNENNWNVPGAASTLMIRRGSMQQAIKPPPPTRRTSTIITATFNNPSSTSNDERTDNTCDEVENLPPPPAFLLEGSSPTASPTPQRSISVSETVRTLTELRHTPASPSLLRKATGQTQSHNNTSTTLQHNAVLQVTRTNVERSCAAIRSASQERGSNTTTQVTGISTSVNIQGQGPGGVGQSFMAVLSAKLINSTGNNNTTTGNNTSNSPKSARKHSVEQQISNKNTKTPSGFLETLNAKLAQQQQTLQGNNTTSRSASVRRIMGNRVPIMDPLQVRDSLMDQIRKGTSLRKTSGPINDRSAPKIY, encoded by the exons ATGGATGCAACAATTGAAAGGGAGTGCAGTGCTTTGGGTGGCCTTTTTCAACAGATTATAACTGACATGAAG AATGGGGCTCCATTATGGGAGGATTTAATTTCAAAAGCAACAAAACTACATTCATGCTTAAG GGCTGCTATTTTGGCTGTGTCTGCATATCTTGAAACATTTCAAAAAATTGCTGATGCTGCAACTAATGCAAGAG GTGCCACAAAAGAAATTGGTACTGCTTTGACACGGATATGCCTTAGGCATAAAGCAGTAGAAACACGTATGAAATCATTTACCAG TGCTATAATGGATTGCTTGGTATTACCTCTTCAAGAGAAATTAGAAGATTGGAAAAAATCTTTAATAAACTTAGATAAGGAACATGCCAAAG AATACAAAAAAGCAAAAGCAGAGTTAAGAAAACGATCTACTGATACGTTAcgtttgcaaaagaaaaaagcgCGTAAAAGTCAACATTTACAAGGACAGACTCAGTGTCATGGTCCATTATCAGGGGACATTGAATTAAATCGAATGTTGGAATCTTCCGCTGCTGTGGTTCAAGAAAAACGTTTAAGCTTAGAAGAAACTGAAAGAAGAGCTGTTCGAGCAGCTCtactcgaagaaagaggccgaTATTGTCTTCTTGCTAGATTTTTAAAACCTGTACTT GATGAAGAAATTGCAATGTTAATGGAACTCACACATCTTCAAGAAGTTTCTGATCAATTACAACGACACGCAGCTTCTCCGCATCATTTGCCACCCGCATCAGAGCAAGTGATAACAGATATAAAAGGTTGCGATGTTACACAATGGTCGCTTGCTACTCCTCCTTCAAGTCCTTCTCTATCTCTTGGATCACGGAAAAGTTCAATGTGTTCAATCAGTTCTTTAACAAGTAGCAGCAGTGGGTCTTGCAAAAGTCATCCAAGCCCATCTGGACATCCTTGGCATAGATCACTTTCTCAG GAAACGTCAGTTCAATATGATAGGCAGAATCAGAACACAGTCAACGAACGACCCCATACTATTTCTTCTG CTTATGAAAAAGGCCATCAAAGACCAGCACTCAGTGTCTATACATTCCAAGCTCCGGATGTTAGTGGCTGTTGTCATAGTCAACCTGCTTCTCcagtttcttcttcctcttcatgTTCTTCCTCTAATCAAGCATCTAGAGTACAACTGCGTAGGAATAATGGTAGTAATCGTCCTCCTATACCGAACAGATGTTCCAGTTTAGAACGACCTACGGTTCCAATGAAGAATGAACCTCCCGGAAGTCCTCGAGGCAAACCTAAATTACCATTGCCAGCACACTTAGCAAAAG AATTAGCAACCCATCAACTTCAACAGCCAATGTATGTGAATATGCACGAATTGGCAAATTTAGCCGCAAGCCGTGCTCAAGAAATGCAGTTACCGTTACCACCACCTCCTGCATCGCTATCAACACCAGGAACTGAGAAG ACTGAAGTTACGGAAAAAGATGGCGGAAGTCAAACATCAGAATCCAGCGTTGAATCTAGTAGTGGGTATGGAAGTCAAACCACTATACCCCATTCACATTCGCTTCAAAATCAAAATGAGAATAATTGGAATGTACCTGGTGCTGCATCTACTTTGATGATTCGAAGAGGATCGATGCAGCAAGCGATCAAACCTCCTCCGCCAACAAGACGTACATCTACTATTATAACTGCCACATTTAATAATCCTTCATCAACTTCTAATGATGAACGTACTGATAATACTTGCGACGAGGTTGAAAATCTTCCTCCGCCACCAGCATTTTTATTAGAAGGTTCTTCACCAACGGCCAGCCCTACTCCTCAACG ATCTATCTCGGTCTCAGAAACAGTAAGGACTCTCACAGAACTGCGTCATACTCCTGCTAGCCCTTCTCTTTTACGGAAAGCTACAGGACAGACACAGTCGCATAACAATACATCTACTACGTTACAACACAATGCTGTATTACAAGTTACTCGAACGAATGTTGAACGTTCATGTGCGGCCATTCGTTCAGCTTCTCAAGAGCGTGGTTCGAATACCACCACGCAAGTGACTGGAATCAGCACGAGTGTTAACATTCAAGGGCAAGGTCCGGGTGGGGTAGGTCAAAGTTTTATGGCTGTTCTCAGTGCTAAGCTTATTAATAGCACGGGTAATAATAATACCACAACTGGTAACAACACGAGTAACAGTCCTAAATCAGCAAGGAAACACTCTGTCGAACAACagataagtaataaaaataccAAAACACCGTCTGGTTTTCTTGAAACTTTAAATGCTAAATTAGCGCAACAACAGCAAACTTTACAAGGTAATAATACAACAAGTAGATCAGCGAGCGTGAGACGCATAATGGGCAATCGTGTACCTATTATGGATCCTTTACAAGTGAGGGACTCTCTGATGGATCAGATACGAAAAGGTACCTCTTTAAGAAAAACCAGTGGTCCCATTAATGATCGTTCGGCTCCTAAAATCTATTAA
- the LOC117607857 gene encoding uncharacterized protein LOC117607857 isoform X1, with amino-acid sequence MDATIERECSALGGLFQQIITDMKNGAPLWEDLISKATKLHSCLRAAILAVSAYLETFQKIADAATNARGATKEIGTALTRICLRHKAVETRMKSFTSAIMDCLVLPLQEKLEDWKKSLINLDKEHAKEYKKAKAELRKRSTDTLRLQKKKARKSQHLQGQTQCHGPLSGDIELNRMLESSAAVVQEKRLSLEETERRAVRAALLEERGRYCLLARFLKPVLDEEIAMLMELTHLQEVSDQLQRHAASPHHLPPASEQVITDIKGCDVTQWSLATPPSSPSLSLGSRKSSMCSISSLTSSSSGSCKSHPSPSGHPWHRSLSQPAGVRPSSISGMMTLRHLANGSSRDSGFTSQDTLYTQPISEHQVSNVSSQTNKNTGCTTTRPVTTATWPDLQETSVQYDRQNQNTVNERPHTISSAYEKGHQRPALSVYTFQAPDVSGCCHSQPASPVSSSSSCSSSNQASRVQLRRNNGSNRPPIPNRCSSLERPTVPMKNEPPGSPRGKPKLPLPAHLAKELATHQLQQPMYVNMHELANLAASRAQEMQLPLPPPPASLSTPGTEKTEVTEKDGGSQTSESSVESSSGYGSQTTIPHSHSLQNQNENNWNVPGAASTLMIRRGSMQQAIKPPPPTRRTSTIITATFNNPSSTSNDERTDNTCDEVENLPPPPAFLLEGSSPTASPTPQRSISVSETVRTLTELRHTPASPSLLRKATGQTQSHNNTSTTLQHNAVLQVTRTNVERSCAAIRSASQERGSNTTTQVTGISTSVNIQGQGPGGVGQSFMAVLSAKLINSTGNNNTTTGNNTSNSPKSARKHSVEQQISNKNTKTPSGFLETLNAKLAQQQQTLQGNNTTSRSASVRRIMGNRVPIMDPLQVRDSLMDQIRKGTSLRKTSGPINDRSAPKIY; translated from the exons ATGGATGCAACAATTGAAAGGGAGTGCAGTGCTTTGGGTGGCCTTTTTCAACAGATTATAACTGACATGAAG AATGGGGCTCCATTATGGGAGGATTTAATTTCAAAAGCAACAAAACTACATTCATGCTTAAG GGCTGCTATTTTGGCTGTGTCTGCATATCTTGAAACATTTCAAAAAATTGCTGATGCTGCAACTAATGCAAGAG GTGCCACAAAAGAAATTGGTACTGCTTTGACACGGATATGCCTTAGGCATAAAGCAGTAGAAACACGTATGAAATCATTTACCAG TGCTATAATGGATTGCTTGGTATTACCTCTTCAAGAGAAATTAGAAGATTGGAAAAAATCTTTAATAAACTTAGATAAGGAACATGCCAAAG AATACAAAAAAGCAAAAGCAGAGTTAAGAAAACGATCTACTGATACGTTAcgtttgcaaaagaaaaaagcgCGTAAAAGTCAACATTTACAAGGACAGACTCAGTGTCATGGTCCATTATCAGGGGACATTGAATTAAATCGAATGTTGGAATCTTCCGCTGCTGTGGTTCAAGAAAAACGTTTAAGCTTAGAAGAAACTGAAAGAAGAGCTGTTCGAGCAGCTCtactcgaagaaagaggccgaTATTGTCTTCTTGCTAGATTTTTAAAACCTGTACTT GATGAAGAAATTGCAATGTTAATGGAACTCACACATCTTCAAGAAGTTTCTGATCAATTACAACGACACGCAGCTTCTCCGCATCATTTGCCACCCGCATCAGAGCAAGTGATAACAGATATAAAAGGTTGCGATGTTACACAATGGTCGCTTGCTACTCCTCCTTCAAGTCCTTCTCTATCTCTTGGATCACGGAAAAGTTCAATGTGTTCAATCAGTTCTTTAACAAGTAGCAGCAGTGGGTCTTGCAAAAGTCATCCAAGCCCATCTGGACATCCTTGGCATAGATCACTTTCTCAG CCTGCCGGTGTCAGGCCCTCCAGCATCAGCGGTATGATGACGCTCCGCCACTTGGCAAACGGTAGTTCCCGTGACTCTGGCTTCACTTCTCAGGACACACTCTATACACAGCCAATTTCTGAACATCAG GTATCAAATGTGTCTTCTCAAACTAATAAAAATACTGGTTGTACTACAACAAGACCTGTAACTACTGCTACTTGGCCTGACTTGCAGGAAACGTCAGTTCAATATGATAGGCAGAATCAGAACACAGTCAACGAACGACCCCATACTATTTCTTCTG CTTATGAAAAAGGCCATCAAAGACCAGCACTCAGTGTCTATACATTCCAAGCTCCGGATGTTAGTGGCTGTTGTCATAGTCAACCTGCTTCTCcagtttcttcttcctcttcatgTTCTTCCTCTAATCAAGCATCTAGAGTACAACTGCGTAGGAATAATGGTAGTAATCGTCCTCCTATACCGAACAGATGTTCCAGTTTAGAACGACCTACGGTTCCAATGAAGAATGAACCTCCCGGAAGTCCTCGAGGCAAACCTAAATTACCATTGCCAGCACACTTAGCAAAAG AATTAGCAACCCATCAACTTCAACAGCCAATGTATGTGAATATGCACGAATTGGCAAATTTAGCCGCAAGCCGTGCTCAAGAAATGCAGTTACCGTTACCACCACCTCCTGCATCGCTATCAACACCAGGAACTGAGAAG ACTGAAGTTACGGAAAAAGATGGCGGAAGTCAAACATCAGAATCCAGCGTTGAATCTAGTAGTGGGTATGGAAGTCAAACCACTATACCCCATTCACATTCGCTTCAAAATCAAAATGAGAATAATTGGAATGTACCTGGTGCTGCATCTACTTTGATGATTCGAAGAGGATCGATGCAGCAAGCGATCAAACCTCCTCCGCCAACAAGACGTACATCTACTATTATAACTGCCACATTTAATAATCCTTCATCAACTTCTAATGATGAACGTACTGATAATACTTGCGACGAGGTTGAAAATCTTCCTCCGCCACCAGCATTTTTATTAGAAGGTTCTTCACCAACGGCCAGCCCTACTCCTCAACG ATCTATCTCGGTCTCAGAAACAGTAAGGACTCTCACAGAACTGCGTCATACTCCTGCTAGCCCTTCTCTTTTACGGAAAGCTACAGGACAGACACAGTCGCATAACAATACATCTACTACGTTACAACACAATGCTGTATTACAAGTTACTCGAACGAATGTTGAACGTTCATGTGCGGCCATTCGTTCAGCTTCTCAAGAGCGTGGTTCGAATACCACCACGCAAGTGACTGGAATCAGCACGAGTGTTAACATTCAAGGGCAAGGTCCGGGTGGGGTAGGTCAAAGTTTTATGGCTGTTCTCAGTGCTAAGCTTATTAATAGCACGGGTAATAATAATACCACAACTGGTAACAACACGAGTAACAGTCCTAAATCAGCAAGGAAACACTCTGTCGAACAACagataagtaataaaaataccAAAACACCGTCTGGTTTTCTTGAAACTTTAAATGCTAAATTAGCGCAACAACAGCAAACTTTACAAGGTAATAATACAACAAGTAGATCAGCGAGCGTGAGACGCATAATGGGCAATCGTGTACCTATTATGGATCCTTTACAAGTGAGGGACTCTCTGATGGATCAGATACGAAAAGGTACCTCTTTAAGAAAAACCAGTGGTCCCATTAATGATCGTTCGGCTCCTAAAATCTATTAA
- the LOC117607857 gene encoding uncharacterized protein LOC117607857 isoform X3, with protein MDATIERECSALGGLFQQIITDMKNGAPLWEDLISKATKLHSCLRAAILAVSAYLETFQKIADAATNARGATKEIGTALTRICLRHKAVETRMKSFTSAIMDCLVLPLQEKLEDWKKSLINLDKEHAKEYKKAKAELRKRSTDTLRLQKKKARKSQHLQGQTQCHGPLSGDIELNRMLESSAAVVQEKRLSLEETERRAVRAALLEERGRYCLLARFLKPVLDEEIAMLMELTHLQEVSDQLQRHAASPHHLPPASEQVITDIKGCDVTQWSLATPPSSPSLSLGSRKSSMCSISSLTSSSSGSCKSHPSPSGHPWHRSLSQVSNVSSQTNKNTGCTTTRPVTTATWPDLQETSVQYDRQNQNTVNERPHTISSAYEKGHQRPALSVYTFQAPDVSGCCHSQPASPVSSSSSCSSSNQASRVQLRRNNGSNRPPIPNRCSSLERPTVPMKNEPPGSPRGKPKLPLPAHLAKELATHQLQQPMYVNMHELANLAASRAQEMQLPLPPPPASLSTPGTEKTEVTEKDGGSQTSESSVESSSGYGSQTTIPHSHSLQNQNENNWNVPGAASTLMIRRGSMQQAIKPPPPTRRTSTIITATFNNPSSTSNDERTDNTCDEVENLPPPPAFLLEGSSPTASPTPQRSISVSETVRTLTELRHTPASPSLLRKATGQTQSHNNTSTTLQHNAVLQVTRTNVERSCAAIRSASQERGSNTTTQVTGISTSVNIQGQGPGGVGQSFMAVLSAKLINSTGNNNTTTGNNTSNSPKSARKHSVEQQISNKNTKTPSGFLETLNAKLAQQQQTLQGNNTTSRSASVRRIMGNRVPIMDPLQVRDSLMDQIRKGTSLRKTSGPINDRSAPKIY; from the exons ATGGATGCAACAATTGAAAGGGAGTGCAGTGCTTTGGGTGGCCTTTTTCAACAGATTATAACTGACATGAAG AATGGGGCTCCATTATGGGAGGATTTAATTTCAAAAGCAACAAAACTACATTCATGCTTAAG GGCTGCTATTTTGGCTGTGTCTGCATATCTTGAAACATTTCAAAAAATTGCTGATGCTGCAACTAATGCAAGAG GTGCCACAAAAGAAATTGGTACTGCTTTGACACGGATATGCCTTAGGCATAAAGCAGTAGAAACACGTATGAAATCATTTACCAG TGCTATAATGGATTGCTTGGTATTACCTCTTCAAGAGAAATTAGAAGATTGGAAAAAATCTTTAATAAACTTAGATAAGGAACATGCCAAAG AATACAAAAAAGCAAAAGCAGAGTTAAGAAAACGATCTACTGATACGTTAcgtttgcaaaagaaaaaagcgCGTAAAAGTCAACATTTACAAGGACAGACTCAGTGTCATGGTCCATTATCAGGGGACATTGAATTAAATCGAATGTTGGAATCTTCCGCTGCTGTGGTTCAAGAAAAACGTTTAAGCTTAGAAGAAACTGAAAGAAGAGCTGTTCGAGCAGCTCtactcgaagaaagaggccgaTATTGTCTTCTTGCTAGATTTTTAAAACCTGTACTT GATGAAGAAATTGCAATGTTAATGGAACTCACACATCTTCAAGAAGTTTCTGATCAATTACAACGACACGCAGCTTCTCCGCATCATTTGCCACCCGCATCAGAGCAAGTGATAACAGATATAAAAGGTTGCGATGTTACACAATGGTCGCTTGCTACTCCTCCTTCAAGTCCTTCTCTATCTCTTGGATCACGGAAAAGTTCAATGTGTTCAATCAGTTCTTTAACAAGTAGCAGCAGTGGGTCTTGCAAAAGTCATCCAAGCCCATCTGGACATCCTTGGCATAGATCACTTTCTCAG GTATCAAATGTGTCTTCTCAAACTAATAAAAATACTGGTTGTACTACAACAAGACCTGTAACTACTGCTACTTGGCCTGACTTGCAGGAAACGTCAGTTCAATATGATAGGCAGAATCAGAACACAGTCAACGAACGACCCCATACTATTTCTTCTG CTTATGAAAAAGGCCATCAAAGACCAGCACTCAGTGTCTATACATTCCAAGCTCCGGATGTTAGTGGCTGTTGTCATAGTCAACCTGCTTCTCcagtttcttcttcctcttcatgTTCTTCCTCTAATCAAGCATCTAGAGTACAACTGCGTAGGAATAATGGTAGTAATCGTCCTCCTATACCGAACAGATGTTCCAGTTTAGAACGACCTACGGTTCCAATGAAGAATGAACCTCCCGGAAGTCCTCGAGGCAAACCTAAATTACCATTGCCAGCACACTTAGCAAAAG AATTAGCAACCCATCAACTTCAACAGCCAATGTATGTGAATATGCACGAATTGGCAAATTTAGCCGCAAGCCGTGCTCAAGAAATGCAGTTACCGTTACCACCACCTCCTGCATCGCTATCAACACCAGGAACTGAGAAG ACTGAAGTTACGGAAAAAGATGGCGGAAGTCAAACATCAGAATCCAGCGTTGAATCTAGTAGTGGGTATGGAAGTCAAACCACTATACCCCATTCACATTCGCTTCAAAATCAAAATGAGAATAATTGGAATGTACCTGGTGCTGCATCTACTTTGATGATTCGAAGAGGATCGATGCAGCAAGCGATCAAACCTCCTCCGCCAACAAGACGTACATCTACTATTATAACTGCCACATTTAATAATCCTTCATCAACTTCTAATGATGAACGTACTGATAATACTTGCGACGAGGTTGAAAATCTTCCTCCGCCACCAGCATTTTTATTAGAAGGTTCTTCACCAACGGCCAGCCCTACTCCTCAACG ATCTATCTCGGTCTCAGAAACAGTAAGGACTCTCACAGAACTGCGTCATACTCCTGCTAGCCCTTCTCTTTTACGGAAAGCTACAGGACAGACACAGTCGCATAACAATACATCTACTACGTTACAACACAATGCTGTATTACAAGTTACTCGAACGAATGTTGAACGTTCATGTGCGGCCATTCGTTCAGCTTCTCAAGAGCGTGGTTCGAATACCACCACGCAAGTGACTGGAATCAGCACGAGTGTTAACATTCAAGGGCAAGGTCCGGGTGGGGTAGGTCAAAGTTTTATGGCTGTTCTCAGTGCTAAGCTTATTAATAGCACGGGTAATAATAATACCACAACTGGTAACAACACGAGTAACAGTCCTAAATCAGCAAGGAAACACTCTGTCGAACAACagataagtaataaaaataccAAAACACCGTCTGGTTTTCTTGAAACTTTAAATGCTAAATTAGCGCAACAACAGCAAACTTTACAAGGTAATAATACAACAAGTAGATCAGCGAGCGTGAGACGCATAATGGGCAATCGTGTACCTATTATGGATCCTTTACAAGTGAGGGACTCTCTGATGGATCAGATACGAAAAGGTACCTCTTTAAGAAAAACCAGTGGTCCCATTAATGATCGTTCGGCTCCTAAAATCTATTAA